A single Numenius arquata chromosome 15, bNumArq3.hap1.1, whole genome shotgun sequence DNA region contains:
- the OGA gene encoding protein O-GlcNAcase has product MVQKEGQAALEEPQGSPNPAGVPGAPLEPPGAAAGPVPGGEETDTETETVLGSRRFLCGVVEGFYGRPWVMEQRKELFRRLQKWGLNTYLYAPKDDYKHRMFWREMYSVEEAEQLMTLISAAREHEIEFIYAISPGLDITFSNPKEVSTLKRKLDQVSQFGCRSFALLFDDIDHNMCAADKEVFSSFAHAQVSITNEIYQYLGEPDTFLFCPTEYCGTFCYPNVAQSPYLRTVGEKLLPGIEVLWTGPKVVSKDIPVESIEEVSKIIRRAPVIWDNIHANDYDQKRLFLGPYKGRSTELIPRLKGVLTNPNCEFEANYVAIHTLATWYKSNMNGVRKDVVMTDTEDSTVSIQIKLENEGSDEDIETDVLYSPQMALKLALTEWLQEFGVPQQYSSRQVAHSGAKTTVGDVGPLVAPSSLNAATVVTTVYQEPIMSQGAALSSESPTLVKEEEKKQSDEEPMDMVVEKQEDADKNANQILTDIAEAKMAEELKPMDTDKESIAESKSPEMSMQEDSGSDIAPMQTDEQVNKEQFVPGPNEKPLYTVEPVTLEDLQLLADLFYLPYEHGPKGAQMLREFQWLRANSSVVSVNCKGKDAEKIEEWRNRAAKFEEMCSLVMGMFTRLSNCANRTILYDMYSYVWDIKSIMSMVKSFVQWLGCRSQSSAQFLSGDQEPWAFRGGLAGEFQRLLPIDGANDLFFQPPPLTPTSKVYTIRPYFPKDEASVYKICREMYADGADQPFHSLPDLIGDKLVGGLLTLSLDYCFVLEDEDGICGYALGTVDVTPFIKKCKMSWIPFMQEKYTKPNSDKELSEAEKIMLSFHEEQEVLPESFLANFPSLIKIDIHKKVTDPSVAKSMMACLLSSLKANGSRGAFCEVRPDDKRILEFYSKLGCFEIAKMEGFPKDVVILGRSL; this is encoded by the exons GATTTTATGGAAGACCTTGGGTTATGGAGCAGAGGAAAGAACTTTTTAGAAG GCTTCAGAAGTGGGGACTAAATACATACCTGTATGCTCCAAAGGATGACTACAAGCACAGGATGTTCTGGCGAGAAATGTACTCTGTGGAGGAAGCAG AGCAGCTAATGACTCTAATATCAGCTGCACGAGAACATGAAATAGAGTTCATCTATGCAATCTCACCTGGCCTTGACATCACTTTCTCCAATCCTAAAGAGGTATCCACGTTGAAACGCAAGCTGGACCAG GTTTCACAATTTGGCTGCCGATCTTTTGCACTGCTGTTTGATGACATTGATCACAACATGTGTGCGGCAGACAAAGAAGTTTTCAGTTCCTTTGCTCATGCTCAAGTTTCAATCACCAATGAAATTTATCAATATCTAGGAGAACCAGATACATTCCTTTTCTGTCCTACAG AGTATTGTGGAACTTTCTGTTACCCAAATGTTGCTCAGTCACCATACTTACGGACTGTAGGAGAAAAGCTGCTCCCTGGCATCGAAGTGTTATGGACAG GTCCTAAAGTTGTATCCAAAGACATTCCAGTAGAGTCCATTGAAGAAGTTTCTAAGATCATCAGGAGAGCACCAGTTATCTGGGATAACATTCATGCTAATGATTATGATCAAAAGAGGCTTTTTCTTGGGCCTTACAAAGGTCGATCAACTGAGCTCATCCCTCGACTAAAGGGAGTTCTGACCAATCCAAACTGTGAATTTGAAGCCAATTATGTTGCTATTCACACACTTGCAACCTGGTACAAGTCTAATATGAATGGAGTAAGAAAAGATGTGGTGATGA CTGATACTGAAGACAGTACAGTTTCTATCCAGATTAAATTGGAAAATGAGGGGAGTGATGAAGATATTGAAACAGATGTTCTCTACAGCCCACAAATGGCCCTGAAGCTGGCCTTAACGGAATGGTTGCAGGAATTTGGGGTACCTCAGCAATACAGCA GTAGGCAAGTGGCCCACAGTGGTGCTAAAACTACTGTAGGGGATGTAGGGCCTCTGGTGGCACCATCCTCTTTAAATGCAGCGACTGTGGTTACCACAGTTTACCAAGAGCCCATCATGAGTCAGGGGGCAGCGCTGAGCAGCGAGTCACCCACCTTggtaaaagaggaagagaagaagcaATCTGATGAGGAACCAATGGACATGGTGGTGGAAAAACAAGAAGACGCAGACAAGAATGCTAATCAGATACTGACAGATATTGCCGAAGCCAAGATGGCAGAGGAGTTGAAGCCAATGGATACCGATAAGGAGAGCATAGCTGAATCAAAGTCCCCAGAGATGTCTATGCAGGAAGACTCTGGTAGTGACATTGCCCCTATGCAAACTGATGAACAAGTTAACAAAGAACAGTTTGTACCTGGGCCAAATGAAAAGCCTCTCTACACGGTAGAACCAGTGACTTTAGAGGACTTGCAGCTTCTTGCTGACTTGTTTTACCTTCCTTACGAACATGGGCCCAAAGGTGCACAGATGCTGAGAGAATTCCAGTGGCTCAGAGCAAATAGCAGTGTTGTCAGTGTTAATTGCAAAGGAAAGGATGCTGAAAAA ATAGAAGAATGGCGTAACCGAGCAGCCAAGTTTGAAGAGATGTGCAGCTTGGTGATGGGGATGTTCACTCGCCTCTCCAATTGTGCCAACAGGACAATCCTTTATGACATGTACTCCTACGTCTGGGATATCAAGAGTATTATGTCAATGGTGAAATCTTTTGTGCAGTGGTTAG GGTGTCGTAGTCAATCTTCAGCACAGTTCTTAAGTGGAGACCAAGAACCCTGGGCCTTTAGAGGTGGTCTAGCAGGAGAGTTCCAG CGTTTACTGCCTATTGATGGGGCAAATGACCTCTTTTTTCAACCGCCTCCATTAACGCCCACTTCCAAAGTGTACACCATACGACCCTACTTTCCTAAAGATGAG GCATCTGTGTATAAGATCTGCAGAGAAATGTATGCTGATGGAGCTGATCAACCCTTCCATAGTTTACCAGATTTAATTGGAGACAA GTTAGTGGGAGGCCTACTCACCCTCAGCCTGGATTACTGCTTCGTCTTAGAAGATGAAGATGGCATATGTGGCTATGCTTTGGGAACAGTTGATGTGActcctttcattaaaaaatgcaaaatgtcttGGATCCCTTTCATGCAAGAAAAATATACTAAACCAAATAGTGATAAGGAGCTGTCTGAGGCAGAG aaaataatgctAAGCTTCCATGAAGAGCAAGAAGTATTGCCAGAATCATTTCTTGCCAACTTCCCATCCTTGATAAAGATCGATATCCACAAAAAAGTGACAGATCCAAGCGTGGCCAAAAGTATGATGGCCTGCCTGCTCTCTTCTCTAAAGGCTAATG gcTCCCGTGGGGCTTTTTGTGAAGTGAGACCAGATGATAAAAGAATCCTGGAATTTTACAGCAAGCTGGGTTGTTTTGAAATTGCTAAAATGGAAGGATTTCCAAAGGATGTTGTTATCCTTGGAAGAAGCCTGTGA